The DNA region AGCCAAATCATCCAAACTTTGGTTCACCTCACAGTAGGCAACAAACTCTTTGGTTTCGCTGACTTCAAAGCCTAGTTTTGAAGCAACATAAGCATTTAAATGGGAGAGATCAAAGTTGGTGTGCATGGCAATCAAACTGATCTTTTTTTGTACCATAATTTGAATTAAATTGGAAGGATATTTTGCAAAATCGAGCTGTTTTAAACCACTAAAAATAAGGGGATGATGCGTGATGATAAGCGAATTTGGCGTTACTTGTTCTAAGAGTGAACCATCGACATCAAGACTAAGGTAGATTTGCTCTACCTCATCATCCAAACTCCCAATCAATAAACCACTGTTGTCCCAACGTGCCTGCGTAGCAAAGGGACTCAGTGTATCTAAAAAATCGTAAAGTGCGCCAAGCGTCATTAACCCACCACTTCTTTGTATTTGAGCGCGCACCCTTTGGCAAGTTCTCGAATTTTAAGGATGTAGTTTTGGCGTTGTGTCACCGAAATTGCTTTACGGGCATCCAAGACGTTAAACGTATGCGAAGCCATCAAACAGTAATCATACGCTGGTAATGGTAAATTCTCCTCAAGGCAGCGTTTACATTCCACTTGCGCATTTTCAAATTGATCAAAGAGCATAGAGAC from Sulfurospirillum diekertiae includes:
- a CDS encoding Nif3-like dinuclear metal center hexameric protein; translation: MTLGALYDFLDTLSPFATQARWDNSGLLIGSLDDEVEQIYLSLDVDGSLLEQVTPNSLIITHHPLIFSGLKQLDFAKYPSNLIQIMVQKKISLIAMHTNFDLSHLNAYVASKLGFEVSETKEFVAYCEVNQSLDDLALHVKHVLGIEHLRIVRAREWIGRCAITTGSGGDLIAQIEADCFLSGDLKYHQAMEAKENNLSLMDIGHFESERYFPECLGNYLKNLPLKAIISNSKNPFEYK